The following are encoded together in the Mesoterricola sediminis genome:
- a CDS encoding iron-containing alcohol dehydrogenase gives MQNFTFHNPTRILFGAGQIGGLSREIPQGARVLLTYGGGSIKANGVYDQVRRALEGFDIIEFGGIEPNPLFETLMKGVELARREEVDFLLAVGGGSVLDGTKFMAAAIPWQGGNEWDIVHRRMPPKTALPLGAVLTLPATGSESNSYAVITRAATKEKMSFGSPLLFPRFSVLDPETTFSLPSRQVANGVVDAFAHVAEQYLTYPAGAPLQDRFAEGILRTLVEEGPRTLAEPRDYDARANVMWCATAALNGFIGAGVPQDWATHAIGHELTALHGLDHAQTLAIILPNLLWVQRVPKREKLLQFAERVWDIREGTEGSRIEKGIIATRAFFEAMGSPTHLSAYAVGEDRFGEIVERLQARRALPLGERRDITEEKVLEILALAR, from the coding sequence ATGCAGAATTTCACCTTCCACAACCCCACCCGGATCCTCTTCGGCGCAGGCCAGATCGGCGGGCTCTCCCGGGAGATCCCCCAGGGCGCGCGGGTGCTGCTGACCTACGGCGGCGGAAGCATCAAGGCCAACGGCGTCTACGACCAGGTGCGGCGGGCCCTGGAGGGCTTCGACATCATCGAGTTCGGAGGCATCGAGCCGAACCCCCTCTTCGAGACCCTCATGAAGGGCGTCGAGCTGGCCCGGCGCGAGGAGGTGGATTTCCTCCTGGCCGTGGGCGGCGGCTCCGTCCTGGACGGCACGAAGTTCATGGCCGCGGCCATCCCCTGGCAGGGCGGCAACGAGTGGGACATCGTCCACCGGCGCATGCCTCCGAAGACCGCCCTCCCCCTGGGCGCGGTGCTGACCCTCCCCGCCACCGGCAGCGAATCCAACTCGTACGCCGTCATCACCCGGGCCGCCACCAAGGAGAAGATGTCCTTCGGCTCCCCCCTGCTCTTCCCCCGGTTCTCCGTCCTGGACCCGGAGACCACGTTCAGCCTTCCATCCCGCCAGGTGGCCAACGGGGTGGTGGACGCCTTCGCCCACGTCGCCGAGCAGTACCTGACCTACCCCGCCGGGGCCCCCCTCCAGGACCGCTTCGCGGAGGGGATCCTCCGCACCCTCGTGGAGGAGGGACCGCGGACGCTGGCCGAGCCGCGCGACTACGACGCCCGGGCCAACGTCATGTGGTGCGCCACCGCCGCGCTCAACGGGTTCATCGGCGCCGGCGTGCCCCAGGACTGGGCGACGCACGCCATCGGGCACGAGCTGACGGCCCTCCACGGCCTCGACCACGCCCAGACGCTGGCGATCATCCTCCCCAACCTCCTGTGGGTCCAGCGCGTGCCCAAGCGCGAGAAGCTGCTGCAGTTCGCCGAGCGGGTCTGGGACATCCGGGAGGGCACCGAAGGCTCCCGCATCGAGAAGGGCATCATCGCCACCCGGGCCTTCTTCGAGGCCATGGGCAGCCCCACCCACCTGAGCGCCTACGCCGTCGGCGAGGACCGGTTCGGCGAGATCGTGGAGCGCCTCCAGGCCCGCCGGGCCCTGCCCCTCGGGGAGCGCCGGGACATCACGGAGGAGAAGGTCCTCGAGATCCTCGCCCTCGCGCGCTAG